The Desulfotignum phosphitoxidans DSM 13687 genomic sequence CGATTTTTCCCATAAGAAAAAGATTTTTAAAAAAAATATGCATAAAATGTTGGCCTTTGATTGACATTTGAGCTGTTTTTATGCTATCTGAATGCGGTTAACCATCCGGATTTTAAAAATCTCCAGGAAACCAACAGCCCTGAAACACGTTGCTGACAGGACAATACAGCAGTTTTTCAGGCTTTGATAAATTAAACCCACAAGGATTTAGGAAAAAAGCATCATGATCTGTACAACGATTAGGGAAGGGGAAGACTGTGTATTCATGACAGCCGCCGGCTGCAGCTATAATGAAGGGAACTGCCTGCCGGTCGTGGAGGAATGCATGGGGTGCCAGAGAATGTCTGAATATCCCACGGGCATGTATTGTAAAGCCGCACCGGATCCATCCCTGAAATGGAAAAACGGGTCCTGCAACATGGCCACGCACATCAAAACCACGACGGAAACCAAAAAACAGAAAATCAACCCGATCAAGGCCTCCAAAAGAAGATAGTTGTTTTTTGACCGCATTTTACAAAACTCTGTGGTTTTTCATCTTCAAAAGAAAGCCGCAGAGTTTTTTTTTGATTTTTTGTGAGGAGTCTGCCCATGAACGCGATTGCAAAAGAATTGAACGCCATTGTATCCCAGGCCAATCCCCATGTTTTTGATATGCTGTCCGATATGGGAAAAGCCCTTTTTTTCCCGAAAGGCATCCTCAGCCAGAGCGCGGAAGCCAAAGCCCGGGCCCATAAAATCAACGCCACCATCGGGATTGCCAAACAGGGCGGCCATGTTTTGAACCTGCCTGCCGTGACCCGGTATATATCGGGTATCGAACCGGACGAGTATCTGCCGTATGCCCCGTCTTTCG encodes the following:
- a CDS encoding PxxKW family cysteine-rich protein; translation: MICTTIREGEDCVFMTAAGCSYNEGNCLPVVEECMGCQRMSEYPTGMYCKAAPDPSLKWKNGSCNMATHIKTTTETKKQKINPIKASKRR